One Caretta caretta isolate rCarCar2 chromosome 24, rCarCar1.hap1, whole genome shotgun sequence genomic region harbors:
- the SSR2 gene encoding translocon-associated protein subunit beta gives MKLFALAVFALLSVAHSEEGARLLASKSLLNRYAVEGKDLTLQYNIYNVGSSAALDVELSDDSFPPEDFGIVSGMLNVKWDRIAPASNVSHTVVLRPLKAGYFNFTSATITYLAQEGGQVVVGFTSAPGQGGILAQREFDRRFSPHFLDWAAFGVMTLPSIGIPLLLWYSSKRKYDTPKTKKN, from the exons ATGAAGCTGTTCGCTCTTGCTGTGTTTGCCCTGCTGTCTGTTGCTCACAGCGAGGAGGGAGCCAGGCTACTCGCCTCTAAATCTCTGTTAAACAGATATGCGGTGGAGGGCAAGGACCTGACTCTGCAGTACAACATCTACAATGTTGGCTCCAG CGCGGCTTTGGATGTGGAGTTGTCGGATGATTCTTTCCCCCCAGAAGATTTTGGCATTGTCTCTGGAATGCTTAACGTCAAGTGGGACAGGATTGCGCC AGCCAGCAACGTATCTCACACTGTGGTCCTGAGGCCCCTCAAAGCTGGGTACTTCAACTTCACCTCAGCTACCATCACCTACTTGGCACAGGAGGGAGGGCAGGTTGTG GTTGGCTTCACCAGTGCCCCTGGGCAGGGAGGAATCTTGGCTCAGAGAGAGTTTGACAGGAGGTTTTCCCCTCACTTT CTTGATTGGGCAGCTTTTGGAGTGATGACCCTTCCGTCCATCGGAATCCCTCTGTTGCTGTGGTACTCGAGCAAGAGAAAATACGATACCCCCAAGACCAAGAAGAACTGA